The genomic DNA GCTTTGAGCATGTTATTATCATTGCCCTGAATTCCTTTGACATAAGCCACAGCCATTCGAGATGACAAATAGGGATCTTCACCGTAGGTCTCATGGCCCCTCCCCCAGCGCGGGTCGCGAAAAATATTGACATTAGGTGCCCAGAAAGTAAGTCCCTTGTATATTTTTCGGTCGCCCTGTTTCTGTGATTCGTGATATTTCGCGCGCCCTTCATCTGAAATGACTGAGGCAATCCTATGCACGAGGCTTTCATTAAAAGTAGCTGCCAGCCCGATGGATTGGGGGAAGACTGTTGCAGTCCCCGCCCGGGCCACACCGTGAAGTGCTTCATTCCACCAGTTATACTCCTCAATCCCAAGGCCCTCGATGGCGGGAGACCGGTGAAGCAGCTGGGAGATCTTCTCTTCCACAGTGAGGAGGGAAACCAGATTATCTATCCGTTCCTTAAGGCTCAGAGTCTTGTCATGAAATAGAAAATCATCCAATTATACCCCTCCTGAAAGTTTGAGGTTCAGAGTCTTTATTTCATAGGGCTTAAATGATAAACGGGCAATTTTTCCGTCGAACCACAGTTCTTCCCCTTTATTCTCATGGAGATCGCATTCGCATAGAGACTCAATAGATTGAGCGAATGTTATATCTGTGTTCGTTCTCCGGTTATAACATTCGTATAGCCGTATTATGATCTCATCCCGGTCTTCCGCCTTTTTGATCACTTCAATAAGGATATTGTCCCTGTCCACAGAAGCAAAGCACTCCTCCCGTCCAAGAGTTCCTCTCTGTACTGCTATCTCTTCAGAATAAAGCGGACAGTTGAGAGAGTAGGCTTCCTGTACAGTCCGGGCGTCCTGCCATTGCCCCCTGTGGGGATAGAGGGAATAGGTAAATTCATGAATTTCCTTATCCGCATCCGGGTTGGGTTCAATGGCCGATTTTATCAGGCTGAGACGCATGGTGCCATCTTTGATATCATATCCGTACTTACAGTCATTGAGCAGACTGACACCGTAGTTCCCTTCGGACAAATCGGCCCATTTATGACTGCAGACCTCAAACTGGGCAACATCCCAACTGGTGTTGGAGTGAGTCGACCTCTCCACGTTGCCGTACTGAATCTCATAAGTAGCTTTGGAAGCGTGTATATCCAGGGGAAAGGCAGCCTTAAGCAGAATGTGATTCTCTTTCCAGTCAATTTTATTGTCAAAATCTATCCGCCGCTTCTCTTTATAAAACACAATTTTCTGTTCGATAGATGAATCCATAAACTCACGCGTGATTTTAAGACAGAATCTCAGAGGACCGTTCTCGATTACTTCCC from Oceanispirochaeta sp. M1 includes the following:
- a CDS encoding glycoside hydrolase family 38 C-terminal domain-containing protein codes for the protein MAKNKKYNRQSEFLFQDAEFLSVFAKEAGALQDYPEEKLHIGWELILLNQFHDILPGTSIKKVYEDSHRQYEEVLRSGYEMVSAAASGIASMITSDCNSLVVFNQLSFTRSDMLVFESEKNISALDAGDGELTPVQKTGDNSYTAFVGGIPSKGYKTFSFVESGSPADKRVFTYSNGKLETPFYSVLFDDQGHITSLFDKEEERELTRKGCRLNQLQAFEDKPHNYDAWDINIYYQDKMWTVNDLISREVIENGPLRFCLKITREFMDSSIEQKIVFYKEKRRIDFDNKIDWKENHILLKAAFPLDIHASKATYEIQYGNVERSTHSNTSWDVAQFEVCSHKWADLSEGNYGVSLLNDCKYGYDIKDGTMRLSLIKSAIEPNPDADKEIHEFTYSLYPHRGQWQDARTVQEAYSLNCPLYSEEIAVQRGTLGREECFASVDRDNILIEVIKKAEDRDEIIIRLYECYNRRTNTDITFAQSIESLCECDLHENKGEELWFDGKIARLSFKPYEIKTLNLKLSGGV